From the genome of Loxodonta africana isolate mLoxAfr1 chromosome 4, mLoxAfr1.hap2, whole genome shotgun sequence:
TGGGGCCCAGAGAGTTTAAGGGACTTGCCAGGGTCATTCAGCTAATTAGTGGCAGAAGTGGGTCAGGCCTAGACAAGAGGTAGAGGTCAGGTCCCAGATTGGAAAGAAAAGAGCTGGGGCAGGGGTCGGGGCTGTGAGGGGGTCAAGATGATTGGTCCGGAGTTGGGGCTGTGGTGTATTGGGGTCTCAGACCTGGGCCATATGGCTCTGTGACGTATAACACTGATCCGAGAAGTCTCTTGCCCTGGTACAACTGGCACTGCCAGGGTTGGGAAAGGAGCCTGGCCTCCTGTATCTCCAGCCAAGGCCCTGGGGAGCTCCTCCGAGACTGATTGCTCAGGGGGGTCCACACAAAGTCCTCTTGTCCAGACGCTGGAGTCACCTCACAAAGCAGCTTCCCCGGGGAACCAGGTAACCCAAAAGATTTGGGAGTCACTGAAAAAATTAGAGGGAAGAGATCTTTTGAGGTCGACTCCCTTACCTGATACTACAGGTATACCTCCCAGGCACCCTGCCCTCACCTGGGTTCTGACTGGGTGAGGTTGGGGGGAAAAATTAAGGGTCATGACTAAATTAATCTTATCAAGACAATGCTTCGGTCAGATCACTCCCCTGCTCAAAAACTTTTCAGGCTCCCTACTGCCTTCATATCATTGCTCAAACTCAAACTGGCCCTGAAGGACCACATGGTGCTACTGCAGATTCCTTTACATTGTTTCCTACTCGGCTCAGAACCCTTAACATCAGTCAGGTGAGCTAACCCGCAACATACCTTGTACCTTTCCTGCATCATGACTTGGCTCATATCAGTGTCCCTGCCTTGATATGGCCCCTGAATGTTCTCTATCCATCTTTCAGAATGTTTAGAGAACAGTGATCTGACCAGTTGATCTAGAGACAGAACCTATACAGTGAGATAGGGtggataaacccaaaaccaaaccagctgctataGAGTTGATCTGACTCACGGCaaacccatatgtgtcagagcagaaaagtgctccataggattttctaggctacgacatttcagaagcaaattgccaggccttcctttcgatgtgcttctggtggattcaaactgccagccttttggctagtagtcaaataCCTATCCGTTTCCACACCCAGGGATTCTAATAGGgtaggtaaaaaccaaaaaccaaacccattgccatcaagtcaattccactcatggcaccccatgtgttacagagtagaactgctccatagggttttcaaggctgtgaccttttggaagcaggttgccaggcctttcttccatggcaccactgggtgagttcaaacctccaagcttttaaGTTAGTACCCaagtgcaaactgcttgtgccacccagggaccttacagAGTGGATAGGAGACAAAAGGTGAAGGGCTTTGATCTGAGCATGGTGTGCAGGAGGGTGAAGACTTGATTACACAAACACCTGAGTTTAGGCCCTGAGTCTAGAACTTCTTAACTGTGTGACTCTGGAAATGTTTCCCTCTTTGTGAAACCAAGGAAATAAGATCTCCCTCATCGAAATGTTGTGGAGATAACATGAGAAAACTCCATAAAGCAGTTGGCCCTCAAGAAGAATGACACTGGCAGAAAGAATTGGCAGGCTTTAGTGCCTGATCGCATGTAGGGAAAGAAGGAGAAGGCCAGGTTTCAAGTAGAGTTACTGACAGAAAGACTTAAGTCATTAAGAAGACTGGGTGTGAGGAAAAGATGGGGTTCAGCATGAGGCTGCAGTGTGGGTACGATATCTAGGTAGAGACAGCCAGGAAACAGGTGGAAATGCAGTGTTGACCCTTAGGAGAGGTATTATTTGTTAGcttattcattgattcattcagcCAATACACATTATTAAGcaacagtggttaaagtgctcagctgctaaccaaaatgtcagtggttcgacCCACTAGcgacttcacaggagaaagatgtggcagtctgcttccatagagattacagccttggaaaccctatggggcagttctaccccagcctatagggtcactgtgaatcagaatggactcaaaagCAACGAGTTGTTTTGCTGATACGGTACTACTATTTAGTGGCCCAGGTGAGGACTCCAGACATAGCCAAGCTGTCATGGCTAATAGTTACCAATCCATCAACACACACtttctgagtattttttttttttctatttgttttatacTGTCTTGGAAGGCctttgttcagtaaatatttgctaacCAAGGGCATGATTTATTAACTTCTCCCAAATCCAAGCAACGTCCTGCAACTTTAATCCAAGCCCTGTCCCCAAAGTGGACACGGATTATGGAAATATATTCCACCTCTTTTGAACCATTCAAACTTTTGCCATCTCTTCTTCCAACTGTTCACACCCTCCCGCCAATTTAGGGCAGGGGAGTCCCTTAGAGAACAATGGAACGTTTATCTTGTGACTCAGGGGAGAttttcagtttcagttctttacaAAGGGGGTGAGAAAAGGGGCAGCCTCATTGGGCAGCCTCTGGAACTtgtgcccagtgcctggcatcATGGTTATGCATTTCCCCAATCTTTGCCCAGCCAGCCCTCCCTCCCTGTCCTAGCTCCCCTGAGATGGACGTTGCCCCTTCCCCACCCGGGGCTGACCTGTGATGACTGCCAAAGTGATGGTAGCGCTAAGCTGCTGTCCCTGTAGATGGACACGGCAGGTGTAGGTACCAGCCTGGGCCAGGCTCACGGCCTCTAGccaaagagtaaaactgccattGTCCCCAGCCAGGTGGAGGTCACGGCCTCCCCCAGGTCGGGTCCACTTGGCAGTGAGGAAAGACTGGGTCCCCAAAGCAAGAGGCAGGCGGCAGGGCAGCTGAACCCTGGAACCTGCTCCAGCGTATACTGTCAGTGGGGTTGGGGGTTCCAGACCTAGAGAGAAAAAGGAACCCAAAGTTAAAGTTGACAGGGGTAGGTACAGAGGGATTGGAGTGCTGGGTCTGCCGGGAAGGGAAGCAGAAGAGCGGAGGAGGTGTTCTGGCTTTGAAGAGTGCTAAGGAGTAGAATAAGGTGGATGAACTGATGGTCCTCAGAAACCCAGGACATGGCTGGGCCCACAGGAGACCAAAGGCTGCCAAGTGAGGCTGGATGGCCAAGGAAGAAGCTACAAGGGGAAAAGGCAGCTAAAAGGCTGCCACAAGAGAAAGACATTGCGCAGTGGGGCCAGAGCAATCACAGGTGGCACTAGCTGCTGAGGACTTGCTTTGGGGATCGATAAGTTAGGGGAGGTGACAAGGGGCAGGAAGGGGTTGTGGTCAAGTGTGAAGGCAGACTGGAGGAGTTACCCAGAACAGTGAGGTTGTACGTGATGGAGACAATGAAGCCATCTCTGTAGGTGAGGATGCAGCCCCAGGGCCCAGAGTCTGAGGGGCTGACTTGAGGCAGGAAGAGGAAGCTTCCACCCAAGTGGTGCTGGGGGGACTTCTGGACAGGGTCCCGAGCCAGGCCTCGGAACCAGCTCACAGAGGCTGGGAGGTCAGGGCGGCTGAAGGAGCAGTTCAAAACGACTGACTCGGAGGTCCTGAGAGGTCCTGGGGCGCTGGCCGTCACTGTGCAAAGGTTAAAGAAGGCTGGGTAAGCCCCATCCCAAAACATTTTCCCAGCTCAGCGGGCCAACTAACCTAGAAGCTCCTGGACACAGGGACTACACCTTAGATTTCTTTGTCCTTCTCTCCTCTGCCTGGCACCTGTGGGTGCTTAAAATAGATGtcctctttctcctgcccactgCCTCGACAGCTTCTACCCTTCTGTTTCTCCAGGCCATACCTGAGGATACCCACTAAGCCCACCCCCGGAGCTACAGATGTCTGAAATGAATCACTCTAGCCCAGCAATCTTCCCACACCTAGCACCTAGAAAAGGGGTAGTCCTTGGTACCTCCCCAGCCCCCACCAAAGGCACTCTCGCTGTGGGTGGGAGAAGGGGAGTGGATACAATCTCTCCACTGGGCCTTCTCCCCATACACTTGCTTTTCTAGGAACACGTTCTACTCCTCAGTGATCTGGCCCCCCACCCCCTTACTCTACCCTTCTGGGAGCGCTGTGGCAGTCCAAGGGTGCATCCTCAAAGGCACAGCCTCCCCTAGCCCTTCCTGCCTCCCGGGTATGGGGAGTGAGgggccctcctcccagcccctcgCCCCTCGTCCCGCCCCCACCTACTCGACGCTTGGCCCACGCGCAGGCAGAGGCGGCAGGCGAGGGCGCGGTTCCTGAAGCGCACGGTGGCGCTGTACTCGCCGGCGTCGGCGTGTCGGGCTGGGCGCAGCCACAGCGAGAAGTCTCCGCGTTGGAGATCGCGTTCCGCCACCTGCACCCGGGGCTGCAGGGGCTGCCTCCCGCTGCGCAGGCCTCCCGGGGCCACGCTCAGCACAGTGTAGCGGCGGGGTCCGGACCCCGGAGGGGAGGGCGGCCCAGGGGTAGGGGAGAGGCCGGGGGCCGGGCCGGGCGGGCCGCTGGACGGGAAAGAGAGATGACATTGATAAAGTCGAGGGGGAAACAGCCCCGGAGCAGAGCAGACCAGCCTCCCTTTGAGGACTAGGAAGCCTGCCCAAAAAGGAGGTCTCTTGACCACcagcctccctcccctcccctaacCCCACCGGACAGCACCATCCACCAGTACTGGAGAGGCAGGCATACTATGGGATGCAGGTGTGAGGGGAGCAGTCTTCGGAGGAAGAGTGGGAGAGGTATATGGCGGCAGATGAGACTGAGACCCTGGCTTCAGGGGGACTGGGAGCGCAGGGGAGAGGACAGAGGGTTAGGTGGCATGCCCTGAGGGGACATGGGAAGGGTTGGGTGTTGGGTTGTGAGTCTGGCTGCCATTAGGGCTGGGCTTGGGAGTTCTGTTGCCCAGGTTTAGGGTGCATACCTGTCTGGTTGGTGCTGCCAAGTGACCGCTGCACTTCGCAGAAGGTTGAGGGGGATTTTGGGGCTGCAGGGGAGTCGGACAGGGGCCCCCTCCTGGGCCCACACCACCGGAATCTTTGCCTCAGGCCCTGAAGCCTCCACTGGGGAGGGAAAGAGACGCCAAGGGGAGGGGCCGTGAGCCAAGAGCCTTAGGAGTAGAGAAAGAGCCCAGTGGttcccaagagataaaaaggtCTAGGGAGAGCTTGGTTTCTGCCCCTCCCCTGCCAAGGGGAAACAGCAGAGAGGCTTTGGGGCTAGAAAGACTGCCCAAGAAAGACTTTAGAAGAATCCAGCAGGAGAGCTAAGGACCTCAGGCTCTGTGGGGCCATAGAGAGATCCCTGCTGGCCTCTTCATGGGTCTGGAGGTCAGCCCTCCCACCATCACCACCTTACCTGGAGCCACCCACAGCAGTTGCAGAAGCAGCAAGACCAGGAACTGTGTCTCCCACATCTCCCCTATGGCCTGGGCCACCCTAAGCCCTCCACAGGGAGGAGGTCAGAAAAAGGGTAGGCGGGACAAAAGAGGGGTTCTACAAAGAGGGAGGTGAAGGAAGAGAATCTAGAGGAAGGCGGATGGGAGTGGGGCCTGGAGAGAGAGGGGAGTGACCAACAATCAGAAGCTGAAATCCTGGGGAAAGCTGGCCAGATCAGGCAGCCTGAGGGTGGGGTAGGTGTTGGGGTTGTTCCAGGGAACGGGGCAGGGCAGCGTCAGAGAGCAGAGTGGAGGCAAGCTGGCTGTGTGAGCTGGGATGCCGGTGTGCTGCTCCCAGGGCCCTCGCCCCTGTCCTGCCATCCCTCCACCTTCCCCACTTCCCCTCCCcattgccccccccccccaccacatgCACCTCAGAGCTTACGGTTTCGCTTCGCAGTGGAAAGTCTGAGGGGGTTGATTCCCAGCAGCATCACCCTCCACCTCTGTGGTGGCTCTCCCCTTGTTTACTTCCTCTGTCCTGGGTCTTCCCACCGCCCCCTccttgcccctcccccacccccctgaCTGTTTCCCTTCCCAAGAACCTTCTGCCCTCTCTCCAAACTATTTCTGCTCTGAACAACCCACCTGCCCATCTCTAAACTGCCTCCTCAGCTCAACATTCACATTTTCTTCTTGTCAAGTCCTCTCCTTGGTCCTCATCTCCTCCCTCTTCAACATCCCAGAATTTGATTATACAAATGAATCTGCCTTCACACCCACCCTTACAATAACCCGGGGGAATAAGGTGGACAGGAAGTTTTACTGCATCCTAAAACatggtctatgagttggaatcgactcaactcaatggcaacgggtttggttttgaaaacACGGTAGGTCTGGGAAAGGGCATCCCCAGTCTGGGGAAAATAGCTACATTACATTGAGACTTCCTTGTGTGCTAGGTACTGTATTGGACACTTTACATACAGTAACTGGTGGCATCTAACGTTACCTCTAGCtgtacagctgaggaaactgagactcaaagatGAAATAATTTGCTAAGGTCAAACAGGGAGTGTGAAGAcaaatgctgtgtgtgtgtgtatagtccTGACCCTGGGTGAGTTGTGGGTGTCTTTTCATCTGGGAAGAACGGTGCTGTCAGTGAGTCAACCTCTCCTGCACACCCTCCAGCTCAGACCCCTGAGCAGGCAGCTGCTTCCCCCAATACAGAGGTTGAACTAAGAGAGGGCAAGGGTGTTAGGGAGATGGAGAAATGCAGAAATCTTCTAAGAGAGACCAGCTTCTATAAAAATAGGCAGAGGAACCAGGGAAGGAAGCCTGACACTGAGAGGGGAACTCCTGCTCCGGCACAGCTGGGAGAACTAGAAGGCGGTGGCAAGGGGTGCTGGGACAGCAACGCAGCAGCTAGTGGCCTGGGAACCAGAGGCCAGGGTTCTCCTTGCTTGACCAGAAGGAGCTCACTTCCTCAGGGCCAGGACAGGGCATCATCTTTGATGccaggcagctcttcctcagggATCCTAGGAGGCAGAGAAGCAGGCCTACAACCCCTCTCCCATTTCAGGGGTGGGACTTCCTGTTCCTGGGGCTGTTTTCTATTTGCCTGGTTCAGCACAATAGTGCTATAGCTTTCCACTGGGCTCAGCAGTGTCTAGGCCTTGTGTGGGTTAGCAGGGAACCTTGTGTATTGCTGGGGAGCGATATCCCCAAGAATCCAAAAATGGGACAGAAATCAGTTCTCAAGAGAAGCTGGCTCCCTGTCCGCCCTGAGTGCTGATCTTGTGTTCGGGAGTCGTGGGTGTAAGAGTATGCTACTTTTTTATAAATGGAAAGGGTCTTAACAGGATGTGTGGTCAGCCACCCTCTTCCCTCACTGCATTGAGGGGGCCCCTGGAAAGTAGGAGACAGGTTAAAAACAGAAGCGCGACCATTTCTTTATTAAATTATAcaaaaaggggaggggaggggggcagcTGTGGGGTTTGGCCCCAACCTTGGCCCCACCCCGGCCTGGCGCTGTCTGAGAGGAGGGGATCTGAGGGAGAACCAGGGATCAGGCAGGATAGGGATGGGGCAGGAAATGAGGCTGGGGGATGCAGAGGATGGGTAAGAACGGCTACCAGAGGAGGGTGGGATTGGCtggggggaaggaggaagagacagaCAGGAAGGACTGGGGGCCAGCTGGGGAGCTCAGATGGAGCAGGTCAGGAGGTGGAACAATGGCTGAGTGAGGATGGATGGGGCAGTGTCTGGGAAGGCAGAAATGAGAAGGCtggggaggaagaagagggtGGCAGTTCTGGTGTGGGGGCCCAGAGCAGGGAGCCAGGTGAAGAGTGGCTATACTTGTCCATTCCCACTCCCACCTCCAGGCCCTAAGGGGCCTCCAACCCCCAGCCCGATGGCAGGGGGCTCATGCCGACGCCCCGTTTTCTGTCTTCTGCCTCTTGGGATCTGCTTCATCctgtagagagagaaagaattgggatagctgtaaaatgggggagGGGACCTCCCCTTGTCCTAGCCCTGCTCCAGCCCCCACCCAGGCCACCACAGGGATCTGGGTCCAAATTCAAAGGGGTCCCGGCCCCTGCTGCATCTCTGACAAGCCCCTCAGGACCCACGATCCAGCCCAAACCTCCTCTTCAGCAGCTCTCTTCAGCGCAGGCCCTTCGTcatcctcctcttcttcttcctcatctGAGGAGCCAGAAATGGGTCATTGGGGAAGGAGAGGAAGTTCTGGCAGATACCCACTGAGGTCGTCACCCTCAGTCCTGCTTCAGGTCTTCAAACCCACCCTGACTCTGTTCCTTTCAGCCGCATTTCACCCAGCCCAgcctcccctgcccctccccaccttcttcttctccttcatcctcctcctctccatcctcagcagtttcttcttcttcttcctcagcTCCATTCTCCTCCTCCTGTGGGAACCAGGAGAGAGGGCAGTGTCAGGTTGGCTGTGCGTCTCcacacaccaccaccagggcCATGCAATGGGGCAGTGCAATGGGGTAGTGGGTGATAAAAGGACTTAGGAGGCACCTCAGGGTAGGACAGTGAGGGTAGGAGGGGCCAAAAAAGAAAAGGTAGGACCCAGCGCCTAGGAGGTAACTGTGAGGAAGGATGAGATAATTAGAAGGGTGGATGGCTGGGCAGGTATGGTCACCTCCCacctgacccccccccccccgcacctCTACCACTTCTTTCTTCCGCTCTTTTCGGCTTGCCTTCTCCTCcaccttctctttcttctccttcaggTCCTGCAAAGGAGAAAGAGGTCACCTTTGTCCCACCACAAATGATCTGCAGTCCTCAAGTCCCTCTAGCCCATTCTCCTTCTCTGCAGTGAGCTTGGACAAGTGTGAAATGGAGAAGGTGGCCATAGCTTACACACAGAACACAGGGCTCCAGGGTTCTTACACCAGGGCCAGCAAAGGGATTGAAACCTCAGACCTTCTTCCCCCAGACTCAGTGGGGGAGGTGAAGTGCTGAAGCAAAGGGGAGCAGACGCCCAGGTAACTGATCCCCACCCCCATCAAGTTTTTCCAAACCTCATAGGCTGCAGAGTTCAGCTCAGCAAAGCAAATCCCCTCCATCTGCTTGCAGCCCTTgatgccccaccccctccccatgtCCCTCCGCCTCCTTTGCCTGCCCCCTCCCACTGCCTGCCCCCTCCCACTGCCCGCCCTGCTCTGCCTTTTGTCTACCTCTGGGGCCTTTTCTTGAGTATGCTCTCTCCTGGGCATCTCTCCCAGCTCCCCCTCTAGCTTCTCATGCCTTTGTTTCCCTGTGTCTCCCTAATCCTCATGACCCTACTTGGCCAAACACTACAGGAGAAGGGAGAGCACCCCAGCGTGATTCCTGGCACCCCACATGCATGCACTTTTCCTCACCCTTACCCCAAAACAGTTTACGCAGGGTCAAGTAGTTTCCTCCTCCCTACCTCCTGTGGTGTGTTTTGGTGTGTTGGAAGAGTAGAACAAGCCATTTCCAGTGGAAATGTAGGTAAAGGAGGATAAAAGaaacatggaagggaaagagtatCAGACATGGTAGGTGAAGAGACAAAACAAGGTCCATGTCTGGGGTGGGATGAGAATGTAGTTGAGGGAGGTACCTGTCTAGAGTATCCTCCCACCACACTTCCCCTTCTCTGCTTCACCCTGAGATCCCAACAGGCACACCCTTTGATGTCCTAGTGTGATGTGGCAGAGGTAGGTAGATGCTCACGTGAGAGTCTCCTCTGGACACTGCACCTGCGTTTCAGTTCAGTTTCCAGTCCTCTCTTTACTCCACCCTTGGCAGACACTGAGTTACACTGTGAGTGTCCTATGTGATCTGATCTGGATTTTCTGTGCAACTCTCTGTATCTAATTCTATGTGGAAGTTTTCTGTGTGAGTGGATCACCCTGGGAGGGTGTGTCCTTTCTGGAACTGTACTGGGGATAGAAAAGGGGGTTGGTACAGAATGGGGGGGGGGATACTCGATTCCTTTTCCCTTTTCTGGGGGAACACTTCATCCTCTCACCCCAGCTAGGTTTCTTCTTCATTCTACTTGGCTGTCCTCATTTCTTTGCCACATAGTTGGTATGGCATTTGTACTACCTGGTGGACTTTTCCCAACAACTTGGGCCAGGAAACCGAGGGGCTAGTCAGCACCTTTCTGGGGCTCTAGTCCCAAGTCTCTATGGCCATGGCCTAAATTTCTCATCTGGGctgatggagggagggagaacaCCACAGACCAAAGTCCAAGGGGCCAGGCCCTCTCCTCTCCTGTCCTTCTGGTCACTGTCCTTCCATGATCCCCTTTCCAGGAGGATATGTGACCTAGGCCCCAGGTCTTGCGCTAAGAAGCTCTCTGGCCTCATTTACtcaacacaggcacacacactgaCACAGACTGACATCGATTCACACACAGAGCTACAGAGGAGCGCCCACGGGATCTGGAGACACATGGCCCGGGGTTTGGGCATTCTGGCACACTCCAGACAACACAAGAGCACGGTGGAGCCACTCCGCACTCACAAAGCAGCAACATGGCTCCAGAACATCTACCTCTCCACATGCACACATGTAACTGACACGGGCAGTCCCACACACTCTCTGGATTTCAGACATACAAAGACACCTACTCAGCGAAGTCACATGCCACCAAACAGCCCACTGAAGGGCCACACAGGCACACCTTGTCAGATCTCAAACATAGCTCCTCTCCCACTGCCTTTAATCCCATTGGCTCTCCCCTTTCACTTCGCCGGCCTCTGGGAGGCCTGTGTGACGGCTCCTCAGCCCCCAACCCCCATCACCACCAAGGTCAGGCTCCCAGCCCCCAAACCCTGGCTGCATTTATTTCCCAAAGCGACGCCCCGCAGGTTCCCTAGGGAAATTAGAGGAAGGCTGAAGAGAGGCAAGGGCAAAGGGATGGGCCAGGCAGGGAGCTAATGTGAGCAAGGGCAGCTCAATGCAATGCCCAGCCTCAGCCTTTCTGAAGGCTATTCCTACCTCCCTTCTAATTTTTAGGAATTCCAGATTCTTTAAGTGTGT
Proteins encoded in this window:
- the PTMS gene encoding parathymosin — its product is MSEKSVEAAAELSAKDLKEKKEKVEEKASRKERKKEVVEEEENGAEEEEEETAEDGEEEDEGEEEDEEEEEEDDEGPALKRAAEEEDEADPKRQKTENGASA
- the LAG3 gene encoding lymphocyte activation gene 3 protein, giving the protein MWETQFLVLLLLQLLWVAPVEASGPEAKIPVVWAQEGAPVRLPCSPKIPLNLLRSAAVTWQHQPDSGPPGPAPGLSPTPGPPSPPGSGPRRYTVLSVAPGGLRSGRQPLQPRVQVAERDLQRGDFSLWLRPARHADAGEYSATVRFRNRALACRLCLRVGQASMTASAPGPLRTSESVVLNCSFSRPDLPASVSWFRGLARDPVQKSPQHHLGGSFLFLPQVSPSDSGPWGCILTYRDGFIVSITYNLTVLGLEPPTPLTVYAGAGSRVQLPCRLPLALGTQSFLTAKWTRPGGGRDLHLAGDNGSFTLWLEAVSLAQAGTYTCRVHLQGQQLSATITLAVITVTPKSFGLPGSPGKLLCEVTPASGQEDFVWTPLSNQSRRSSPGPWLEIQEARLLSQPWQCQLYQGKRLLGSVLYVTEPYGPGARRSGGGPDAIRTDHFLPLFLILGILLLLLFMTAAFGFHLWRRPWRPRRFSALENGIHPPQAQSKTEELELEPEQEMEPEPELELELESEPEKP